The genomic DNA CGAAGATCCGATCAAACAATACGACATCATCAGTCTGATGCCGGACCTGCTCGTCAGCGAAGACTTGCCGTTCGCGCAAGCCAGTTTCGACGAAATCAATTACGAGTTCGTCGAACAGACGTTACGTCAGGTCAAGGAGACGAATGGTGTCGTCTTGTGCGGCTGGGGTTCGCCCGGTCGCCTGATGCACCATTTGCCGGCCTACGAAAAGCTGTTTGACCAGTATGCCGACGTTCTGTATTGTTCCGGCATCACCTCAAAAGGGGAACCGAACCATCTCCGGTTGACCGTCGACGACAGTCCGATGATCACCTATCAGGATATGAAGTTAAAAGCGAAGAAGTTAAAGCGTAAATGATAGTACTTTAAAGGTGTTCTTTCCGTCAGTTGCGGAAGAACACCTTTCTTGTATACTGTTTTTTTATATCTTGCAAAAATGCTACCAATTAAATACTACTAGAAAGAAGGTTAGATACTTTGAAGTTTTGGAATGAAGAGGAAGAGTTGAAAGCACCTGCTTTACTTAAAGCGGACATCCACAGGATTCAACAGGAACTTGCTGGTCATTTTCCTGAAGCCTACATAGAAAAATTATCAGAACAAAATGGAGGATCTGTCGTTTTTAATGCTGTTTCAGTGGATTTTGAAAACACTTGGTCAGATCAGGACACTCAACCGTTTTTGCCCTTCTCCTTCATACAACCGTTATCTTACGATGTTTACCAATCAAACGTAGGTACTTTACGAGAATGGGATGTAACCGGAAAAAAGATGATTTTTGCCAATGGTGGTGGCAGTTACTTCTACTATTTCAATTTTGAAGACAATGCACACGAACCGTCCGTCTGGTGTCTGGATATCTCAGTTATTTCTAATCATTTTGTGGCAAGCTCCTTTGACGAATTACTGATGAAGTTGTCTGTCCAGGAAGGTGAACCGATTGATGCAACTGACGCTTCTGTGAGTTTTTTGACGATGGAAGAAATCCTTGAATTAATTAATCACGGCGATGAGGATGACACTTTACTTGCGCACTCCCATTGGATGGTGATTGGTCAAGAACCGGAACGATTGGTACGTGAATTGATGCAACGGATTGAACAGAGTAATAATGAAGATCAGATTGACAGTTATGCGGGATACCTAGCCGAGACAATGATCAATCATTCAGAAAAACTGAAGAATTCTCTTGAAGACGTCATCGACTTATTGAAGAGCAAACATCTTATTACAGATTTGAGTGATCTTATCGAATGGTTGGATGAAGAAATGTGACAAAAACGGATCTTGAAGTTTTGTGCAATGCTGATTGACCAATTGATGTTTGCATAAAAAAGAAGCGATGGACGTGTCCATCGCTACTTTTGTCCTGTTTGCAAATCTCACTACTCTTCATCCGACTCCTACAGGGAAAAGCGGATGAAAAGACAGTGAGATATCGCAATAACTCAATTGTTTTTAGAACAACATGATCTCAAGCAGGCAGTCGACGAGATCCTTCTCAAGATTTAGCGCCTGCAACTGATGCATCAAGTTGACCGGTTCCAAACGTTGGGACAACAACCGGTACAAACGGTCCTTCAGATCATAGCCGATCTCCGCCTGATCAAGGAACGTATACAACCGTTCCATCCGGTTATCGTTCGTCGACATGTCGACCTGAAGCGACAAGACTTGCGTCTCACCGAGTTCACCAAGATCAACCGACAATGATTGAGTCTGATGATCATAACGGCTCGGCAGGACTTTCCCGTCCCGTGAGACGTGTCCTTCGTTGACACCACGCAAGATCAGTGTCACTTCACGTTTTTCCGGCAACAACTCCCGTTTGCCGAACGGGGTCGCAATCGTCAAAGTCCGGGCCGCCCAGTCGAGTTCAAATGCCGTCTCGACATTTTCCCCGTCCCGGTGCGCGACACCGACATTGTCATCTTCAAACAATGTGAACCGGTTTGACGCCCCCGGGAAGACAAGCAGTTCGAGATGATCCGGATTATCGAGCGCATTCGAATGTTCGAGGTGCTGACCGAGCGGAACAATTGCGCCGGCTTTCGCGAGCACCCCTTGATCGTCAAGCTTTCGGAACAGACGCATCTGTTTGCCGCCCGTATAACGGTGACCGGTGAAGAAATCAAACCATTCGCCTTCCGGCAACCAGGCCGTCGTCGCTGCGACGTGCAGCTTCGGATTCATCGGTTCGACGATCGGTGTGACCATCAATTCCGTCCCGAAGTAATACTGGTTCGGAACGGCATACGCCAGTTCCTCTTCCGGATGTTCGTAATACATCGGCGAGACGAGCGGTAAGCCGTCAAAGTGATTGCGGGCGTTCATCGTATAGATGTACGGCACGAGCTGATGACGAAGTCGTAAATACTTCTTCATCACTTGTTCCGACTCGACCGAGTACCGCCACGGCTCTTTCCCGTTGAAGATACTCATCGTACTGTGCAGACGCATAATCGGGCTGAAGACGCCGTACTGGAGCCAACGCGTCGACAGTTCGTCGTCCTTCTCCCCACGCTGGTGACCGCCGATATCATGACTCCACCAGCCGTAGCCGATGTTTGAGGCCGTCGCCGTGAAATACGGTTGGAATTTCAGCGATGCCCAGGAAATCAACGTATCGCCCGAGAAACCGACCGGATAGCGGTGACTGCCGGGTCCGGCATACCGCGAGAAGATCAACGGACGATTGCCGTCCCGCGCGATGTCGAGGGCATGGTAATGATTGAGCATCCAGAGCGGATCAAGCCCCTTCATCTTCGAGTTTGCGCCCTGTTGCCAGTCAATCCACCAGAAGTCGACCCCATCGGCTTCATGCGGGTGATGCAGCTTCGTAAAATAGTTTTCGATGAAATCGCGGTCTGAGAAGTCGAACGGAATCCGGTCTTCCGTATCCGGGTCAACCCCCATCGCAACAGCCATCGCCTCATACGCTTCTTCGAATCCACGGACACCGTCGGCCGGGTGCAGGTTGAGTGTCACCATCCGGTCGTCATCCTTTAACCATTGCAGGAACCCTTTTGGATCCGGGAACAGATCGCGGTTCCACGTGTAGCCTGTCCAGCCGCTGCCGTATTTCTCCGGAATGTCCGTCACGTGCCAGTCCATGTCGATGACGCTGACCGAAAACGGGACGTCCTCTGCCTTGAAGCGGGTCATCAAATCCTTGTATTCTTTTTCGTTATAGCGCCAGTAGCGGCTCCACCAGTTCCCGAGCACTTGCCGCGGTAACATCGGAGTCGGACCGGTCAACCGGTAAAAGTCTTTTAATGCCTGTTTGTAGTCGTGACCATAACCGAAATAATAGATGTCCTGCGCCCCTTCTTGACGGGGTTCGACGAAATGGTCTTCCGTCAGGACGAATGACGCCGAGTCATCGATGGCCGCATAGCCTTGACGGGAGATGATTCCTTCTTCGAGCGGAATCTCACCGTCGGCATGATCAAGCGTCCGCGCCGTCCCTTTGAGGGTCCGGAGCGGTCCGCCGTACGTGTAGCGGCTGTAATACGTACTGAAGTTTCCAAGGACGTCGATGTAGAGGGTGTTCGACGCAAACGGTCCTTTTGTATAATGCAAATGGACGTGTTCCGTGATGATTTGCAACTCCGTTTCGTCTTCGACGATCCGGTACGACGGCACCGGGAAATCACGGTACCAAACGGTTTGCGTCGGCCGATCTTCGAATTGTCCGTCCGCTGCGTACTCGAGTCGAATTAGGCGACTGGTGAGAACGGTGAAGCGGTATGTGTCGCCTTGGACAATTGCTTCCGGTCGTGCCAATGGTTTCATGTCTCGGGTATAGAAATGGGATTCGTCAATTGTGCGCATACGGGATCAGGACGCGAACGCCCTTGTCACTTCCTTCCAAAAATTAAGTGTGCAACCGATTACACTATTAGTGTATAAGAGTTGTTGTTCCCGTTTCAAGTGACAGTTAATCAAAAAACGCACCAGTCCTTTGAAAATCAAGGACGATGCGCTTGTGATCATAACAATGGTGAAATCAAACGGGAGAACGATTCAAAGATCCGGAACCGCATCGGACGTTTGACATAATCCGCCGAAGACAACTGAATCGAGACGTCGAAATCATCGATGAAATCGCGTTCGAGCCGGGCCGCACTCTCGGAATCATACATAAAGGCCATCAGTTCGTAGTTCAAAACGAAGCTCCGGATATCCATGTTCGCCGTTCCGACGACGGCAATCTTTCCATCGACGAGGAACAGTTTGGCATGGATGAAGTGCCGGTTATACGTATAAATTTTGACTCCATCTTTTAACAAAGGTCCGAAATAGGACCGGGTTCCATAGTAGGAGGTAAAACTGTCTCCCTTACCCGGTGTTAAAATCCGGACGTCCAGTCCTGCACGGGCCGCGAGACGCAGCAATGTCATCGTCTCGTTATCCGGAATCAGATACGGAGTCGAAATCCAGATCGACCGCTGTGCCGAGATGATGGCAGCAATTAACGCGTTCCGGATGGCCGGATCTTTTGACGTCGGTCCACTCGTCACGACCTGGACTGCACCGTCCGACTCGACATCATGTTTCGGGAAGTAATGTTCGATTGCGCCCTCACCAGCAAACGTTTCCCACGTATCACTGCCTTCGAGATGGGCGTATAACCAATCATCGAGGAACGTCGCCTGCAATTCCTTGACGGCCCGTCCTTCGAGCCGAAGGTGGGTATCGCGCCAAAAACCGAACTTCTTACTTTTCCCGTCGTACTCGTCGCCGACGTTCAGTCCACCGGTAAAGCCGATCTTCCCGTCAATGACGACGATTTTCCGGTGATTGCGGAAGTTCGCCGTGAAGATGAATAACGGACTTGAAATCGGGTCGTAGGCGGCAATCTTCGCCCCGGCTTCCCGGAGCGGTTTTAAAAAGCCTTCCCCGAGCATGTAACTCCCGAGCCCGTCAAACATGAACCGGACTTCGACACCGGCGTTTAACCGGTCAATCAATGCTTCGCGGATTGCCTGTCCGGTCTCATCGTTCCGGTAAATGTAGTATTGGATGTGGACATGATGCTGCGCGGAACGAATCATCCGGAGAATTTCCGGGAACGTCTCGTTACCGTTCGTCAGGATTTGACTGGCAGTATGGACATCAACGCCACCGCCGCCAAAGTTCCGAATCGTATTGGCCAGCTTCAGGTGATTCGGCGGCAACTCACTGACCGCAAGCGACCGGACGGGACGAATTGCCTGTTTCAGCAATGTCCGCTCGTCATGCGATCGCCGGTTCCGGCGGCGGCGGCGCGGATTGCGCCCGAACATCATCCAGATGATGACGCCAAGAATCGGTAAGAAAATCAAAACTAAAAACCAGGCAATCGTCGATTCCGCTGTCCGGTTTTCGATGAAGATAATCATGATGACGGCAAGCGGTACGACGGTCGCGGAAATCGTCAGCACATAAAATAAATAGCCCAATTGGTATAGCCCCCAAATGATTCCACCGGCAACTAAAAACACGAGCGCGAACTGTAAAATCCGATTGCGCACTAGACTTCCTCCTCTGCAACGTACTCTATTCTTTTCATTCCCTGTCTCCTTTAAAAATATAGCAAAAAAAGAAACCACGGATGTGATTTCTTGAAAAGTTGACCTATTTTGAAAAATTCATGTCGTACAGCTCGCGTCCCGGAATCGGATCATTCAGGCTCGTCCAGTTCGTTTCGTGCTCTTGAACAAGGCAAGCGTCAAACTCCACTTCGAGTG from Exiguobacterium sibiricum 7-3 includes the following:
- a CDS encoding glycoside hydrolase family 31 protein: MRTIDESHFYTRDMKPLARPEAIVQGDTYRFTVLTSRLIRLEYAADGQFEDRPTQTVWYRDFPVPSYRIVEDETELQIITEHVHLHYTKGPFASNTLYIDVLGNFSTYYSRYTYGGPLRTLKGTARTLDHADGEIPLEEGIISRQGYAAIDDSASFVLTEDHFVEPRQEGAQDIYYFGYGHDYKQALKDFYRLTGPTPMLPRQVLGNWWSRYWRYNEKEYKDLMTRFKAEDVPFSVSVIDMDWHVTDIPEKYGSGWTGYTWNRDLFPDPKGFLQWLKDDDRMVTLNLHPADGVRGFEEAYEAMAVAMGVDPDTEDRIPFDFSDRDFIENYFTKLHHPHEADGVDFWWIDWQQGANSKMKGLDPLWMLNHYHALDIARDGNRPLIFSRYAGPGSHRYPVGFSGDTLISWASLKFQPYFTATASNIGYGWWSHDIGGHQRGEKDDELSTRWLQYGVFSPIMRLHSTMSIFNGKEPWRYSVESEQVMKKYLRLRHQLVPYIYTMNARNHFDGLPLVSPMYYEHPEEELAYAVPNQYYFGTELMVTPIVEPMNPKLHVAATTAWLPEGEWFDFFTGHRYTGGKQMRLFRKLDDQGVLAKAGAIVPLGQHLEHSNALDNPDHLELLVFPGASNRFTLFEDDNVGVAHRDGENVETAFELDWAARTLTIATPFGKRELLPEKREVTLILRGVNEGHVSRDGKVLPSRYDHQTQSLSVDLGELGETQVLSLQVDMSTNDNRMERLYTFLDQAEIGYDLKDRLYRLLSQRLEPVNLMHQLQALNLEKDLVDCLLEIMLF
- a CDS encoding cardiolipin synthase, coding for MRNRILQFALVFLVAGGIIWGLYQLGYLFYVLTISATVVPLAVIMIIFIENRTAESTIAWFLVLIFLPILGVIIWMMFGRNPRRRRRNRRSHDERTLLKQAIRPVRSLAVSELPPNHLKLANTIRNFGGGGVDVHTASQILTNGNETFPEILRMIRSAQHHVHIQYYIYRNDETGQAIREALIDRLNAGVEVRFMFDGLGSYMLGEGFLKPLREAGAKIAAYDPISSPLFIFTANFRNHRKIVVIDGKIGFTGGLNVGDEYDGKSKKFGFWRDTHLRLEGRAVKELQATFLDDWLYAHLEGSDTWETFAGEGAIEHYFPKHDVESDGAVQVVTSGPTSKDPAIRNALIAAIISAQRSIWISTPYLIPDNETMTLLRLAARAGLDVRILTPGKGDSFTSYYGTRSYFGPLLKDGVKIYTYNRHFIHAKLFLVDGKIAVVGTANMDIRSFVLNYELMAFMYDSESAARLERDFIDDFDVSIQLSSADYVKRPMRFRIFESFSRLISPLL
- a CDS encoding SMI1/KNR4 family protein, yielding MKFWNEEEELKAPALLKADIHRIQQELAGHFPEAYIEKLSEQNGGSVVFNAVSVDFENTWSDQDTQPFLPFSFIQPLSYDVYQSNVGTLREWDVTGKKMIFANGGGSYFYYFNFEDNAHEPSVWCLDISVISNHFVASSFDELLMKLSVQEGEPIDATDASVSFLTMEEILELINHGDEDDTLLAHSHWMVIGQEPERLVRELMQRIEQSNNEDQIDSYAGYLAETMINHSEKLKNSLEDVIDLLKSKHLITDLSDLIEWLDEEM
- a CDS encoding DUF1643 domain-containing protein, which encodes MTQPDRSSLTIEESSIRVQTTFDEAKTKRYLRSYIFDDVTDGAYVAALIYTPRTTDAFLSGTTTQRAYNLMKKHIEDPIKQYDIISLMPDLLVSEDLPFAQASFDEINYEFVEQTLRQVKETNGVVLCGWGSPGRLMHHLPAYEKLFDQYADVLYCSGITSKGEPNHLRLTVDDSPMITYQDMKLKAKKLKRK